One Microbacterium sp. No. 7 genomic window carries:
- a CDS encoding flavin-containing monooxygenase, whose amino-acid sequence MSESAVREIDVDVIVIGAGVIGLYELHQLRERGFSVTLLEAGDGVGGVWYWNRYPSCRFDSESYTYGYIFDRELFHDWRWSEHFVTRVEIEKYFNHVVDRYDMRKDIRLGQRVDSAVYDEATGTWTVTTEKGLELTARFVIAATGGLSYPHYPELEGIDDFRGIAYHTGAWPDVELDFTGKRVAIIGNGPSGAQTLPAIVDQVEYVDLYQRTPTWVTPLNNRPITEEEQVELRENFDRIAETLMSTVSGFLHEFSGRYWADETPEQRQQFFEEVWTRPGFGKLTMNYLDLTTNTEANADFCRFLADKVRSIVADPWTAEHLIPKDHLYGAKRPPFVTGYLEAFNNPAASLVDLQETPIVRVTETGIETTAGHREYDIIVYATGFDFGTGQLTRMGVKGRGLDLSTDWADGPSTYLGLSAHGLPNFFLPGGPHGAGGGNYPRYGQHQADFINRLLVEMRERGATVFEPTQAHQDAWMEMVETLAPTVTFSKKHSHYYGANVAGKPAKYLMNPGGRAKLLEFIDELVASDYEGVLTTPDKVLATA is encoded by the coding sequence ATGAGCGAATCCGCGGTGCGCGAGATCGACGTCGACGTCATCGTGATCGGCGCCGGTGTCATCGGCCTCTACGAGCTCCACCAGCTGCGCGAGCGGGGCTTCTCCGTCACGCTCCTCGAGGCGGGCGACGGCGTGGGCGGCGTCTGGTACTGGAACCGCTACCCGTCATGCCGTTTCGACTCCGAGAGCTACACGTACGGCTACATCTTCGATCGCGAGCTGTTCCACGACTGGCGGTGGAGCGAGCACTTCGTCACGCGCGTCGAGATCGAGAAGTACTTCAACCACGTCGTCGACCGCTACGACATGCGCAAGGACATCCGCCTCGGCCAGCGCGTCGACTCGGCCGTGTACGACGAGGCCACGGGCACGTGGACCGTCACGACCGAGAAGGGCCTCGAGCTCACGGCGCGGTTCGTGATCGCCGCGACCGGCGGCCTGTCGTACCCGCACTACCCCGAGCTGGAGGGCATCGACGACTTCCGCGGCATCGCGTACCACACGGGCGCCTGGCCCGACGTCGAACTCGACTTCACCGGCAAGCGCGTGGCGATCATCGGCAACGGCCCGAGCGGCGCCCAGACGCTGCCCGCGATCGTCGACCAGGTCGAGTACGTCGACCTGTACCAGCGCACGCCCACGTGGGTCACGCCGCTGAACAACCGCCCGATCACCGAGGAGGAGCAGGTCGAGCTGCGCGAGAACTTCGACCGGATCGCCGAGACGCTGATGAGCACGGTGTCGGGCTTCCTGCACGAGTTCTCCGGCCGCTACTGGGCCGACGAGACGCCGGAGCAGCGGCAGCAGTTCTTCGAGGAGGTCTGGACGAGACCCGGCTTCGGCAAGCTGACGATGAACTACCTCGACCTCACGACGAACACGGAGGCGAACGCCGACTTCTGCCGCTTCCTCGCCGACAAGGTCCGCTCGATCGTCGCGGACCCGTGGACCGCGGAGCACCTCATCCCGAAGGACCACCTCTACGGCGCCAAGCGCCCGCCGTTCGTGACGGGGTACCTCGAGGCGTTCAACAACCCCGCCGCGTCGCTCGTCGACCTGCAGGAGACGCCGATCGTGCGCGTCACCGAGACCGGCATCGAGACGACCGCCGGGCACCGCGAGTACGACATCATCGTCTACGCGACCGGGTTCGACTTCGGCACGGGCCAGCTCACCCGCATGGGCGTGAAGGGCCGCGGCCTCGACCTCTCCACCGACTGGGCCGACGGACCGTCGACCTACCTCGGCCTGTCGGCGCACGGCCTGCCGAACTTCTTCCTCCCGGGCGGCCCGCACGGCGCCGGCGGCGGCAACTACCCGCGCTACGGGCAGCACCAGGCCGACTTCATCAACCGGCTGCTCGTGGAGATGCGCGAGCGCGGCGCCACCGTGTTCGAGCCCACCCAGGCGCACCAGGACGCGTGGATGGAGATGGTCGAGACCCTCGCGCCCACCGTGACGTTCTCGAAGAAGCACAGCCACTACTACGGCGCCAACGTGGCCGGCAAGCCCGCGAAGTACCTGATGAACCCCGGCGGCCGCGCGAAGCTGCTCGAGTTCATCGACGAGCTCGTCGCCAGTGATTACGAAGGAGTGCTTACAACTCCTGATAAGGTGCTGGCTACCGCGTAG
- a CDS encoding VOC family protein has protein sequence MTGPVDSTDRPYAVRMMFHPTLHVPSLDEAEEFYERVFGRPSTNISTIMAGAASPNHATDYSTFTAVADVLLDTLDPRRYVTDGEQRYPDVAQGHLKTTGWYVDGVGELYAELRRRGIRVVTSKDVELTAPEWPGGLAPFHSLRDDAGIRYHFFETFPFPADPRCTPGWTIPPVQDDDPLGIVRTSHHTIVTSDPDRALRLTVDVLGGTVIHTGRDELRDTSGPYVQLADAVIQYATADEGSAAAADAADEPFDTYHAITFTVVDLDRVQRHLEAQNVGIARRTATGLVTDPATSLGIPWGFTTDTIPGDARVAGA, from the coding sequence ATGACCGGTCCCGTCGACTCGACCGACCGTCCGTACGCCGTGAGGATGATGTTCCATCCGACCCTCCACGTTCCGAGCCTCGACGAGGCCGAGGAGTTCTACGAGCGGGTCTTCGGCCGCCCGAGCACCAACATCTCGACCATCATGGCGGGGGCGGCGAGCCCCAACCACGCCACCGACTACTCGACCTTCACGGCGGTCGCCGACGTGCTGCTCGACACCCTCGACCCCCGGCGCTACGTCACCGACGGCGAGCAGCGCTACCCCGACGTCGCGCAGGGCCACCTCAAGACCACGGGCTGGTACGTCGACGGGGTGGGCGAGCTGTACGCGGAGCTCCGCCGCCGCGGCATCCGCGTCGTCACCTCGAAGGACGTCGAGCTGACCGCGCCCGAGTGGCCGGGCGGCCTCGCGCCGTTCCACAGCCTGCGCGACGACGCCGGCATCCGCTACCACTTCTTCGAGACGTTCCCCTTCCCCGCCGACCCGCGCTGCACGCCGGGCTGGACGATCCCGCCCGTGCAGGACGACGACCCGCTCGGGATCGTGCGCACGTCGCACCACACCATCGTGACGAGCGACCCCGACCGCGCGCTCCGGCTGACCGTCGACGTGCTCGGCGGCACCGTCATCCACACCGGCCGCGACGAGCTGCGCGACACCAGCGGCCCCTACGTGCAGCTCGCCGACGCCGTCATCCAGTACGCGACGGCCGACGAGGGGTCGGCCGCCGCGGCCGACGCCGCGGACGAGCCGTTCGACACCTACCACGCGATCACCTTCACGGTCGTCGACCTCGACCGGGTGCAGCGGCACCTCGAGGCGCAGAACGTCGGCATCGCGCGGCGCACGGCGACGGGGCTCGTCACCGACCCCGCCACGAGCCTCGGCATCCCGTGGGGCTTCACGACCGACACGATCCCCGGCGACGCGCGCGTCGCGGGGGCCTGA
- a CDS encoding DUF4286 family protein, translated as MTSPQDAPREVLIAFVNAVEGKEDEFNDWYSGTHIPEILRLPQFAGAQRYEVADAPSPVAPFRYATVYEVSGSAVDARNALFGGDFTPTTAQDGTQLIVAALTPLGPPHTP; from the coding sequence ATGACTTCACCGCAGGACGCACCGCGCGAGGTGCTGATCGCCTTCGTCAACGCCGTCGAGGGCAAGGAGGACGAGTTCAACGACTGGTACTCCGGCACCCACATCCCCGAGATCCTCCGGCTGCCCCAGTTCGCGGGCGCTCAGCGCTACGAGGTGGCCGACGCGCCCAGCCCCGTGGCGCCGTTCCGCTACGCGACCGTGTACGAGGTGTCGGGCTCGGCCGTCGACGCCCGCAACGCCCTGTTCGGCGGAGACTTCACCCCCACCACCGCCCAGGACGGCACCCAGCTGATCGTCGCGGCCCTCACCCCCCTCGGCCCCCCGCACACCCCCTGA
- a CDS encoding glycosyltransferase — protein sequence MAGFLFLTWNGGGTTVPVRAIAGELRGRGHDVRVLGHAVQAAQFGDAGIPFSPYPRAGGFEVGSSPRRLLALMRDRDAARDVDDELDARPVNLVVGDALLVSTLSALRRRGQRYALLEPTVDTLLRVRMRQSGPMLRPVGLDVRSALDGADAVVVASVRELDPRAGADAQHVGPMVRAVAARAERPTVLLSLSTFGFPHLADTWRRLMGAVSGMPARVIATTGPALDPAELDAPPNVETHRWGDHSEIMPGVSAVVTHGGHGTTIAALAHGVPVLVLPLDATSDQPGIGRIVERAGVGIRLPRRAPAATTRAAIERLLHDDDLRRRASELGARIRAYGGAPAGADALLRAAHGT from the coding sequence ATGGCGGGTTTCCTGTTCCTGACGTGGAACGGCGGGGGAACGACGGTGCCCGTGCGCGCGATCGCGGGCGAGCTGCGGGGGCGCGGCCACGACGTGCGCGTGCTCGGCCACGCGGTGCAGGCGGCGCAGTTCGGCGATGCCGGCATCCCGTTCTCCCCCTATCCGCGCGCCGGGGGGTTCGAGGTGGGGTCGTCGCCCCGGAGGCTGCTCGCGCTGATGCGCGATCGCGACGCCGCCCGTGACGTCGACGACGAGCTGGATGCGCGCCCGGTCAACCTCGTCGTGGGCGATGCGCTGCTGGTCTCGACGCTGAGCGCCCTGCGGCGCCGTGGTCAGCGGTACGCGCTGCTCGAGCCGACGGTCGACACGCTCCTGCGGGTCAGGATGCGGCAGTCGGGGCCGATGCTGCGGCCCGTCGGGCTCGACGTGCGGAGCGCGCTCGACGGAGCGGATGCCGTCGTCGTCGCCTCGGTGCGCGAGCTCGACCCGCGCGCCGGCGCCGACGCGCAGCACGTCGGCCCGATGGTGCGGGCGGTGGCGGCGCGGGCGGAGCGGCCGACGGTGCTGCTGAGCCTGAGCACCTTCGGGTTCCCGCACCTCGCCGACACGTGGCGGCGCCTGATGGGCGCGGTGTCCGGCATGCCCGCGCGCGTCATCGCGACGACGGGGCCTGCCCTCGACCCCGCGGAGCTGGACGCCCCGCCGAACGTCGAGACGCATCGCTGGGGCGATCACTCCGAGATCATGCCCGGGGTCTCCGCGGTCGTCACGCACGGGGGACACGGCACGACGATCGCCGCGCTCGCCCACGGGGTCCCCGTGCTCGTGCTGCCGCTCGACGCGACCTCCGACCAGCCGGGCATCGGCCGGATCGTCGAGCGGGCCGGCGTCGGCATCCGGCTCCCGCGCCGTGCGCCGGCGGCGACCACGCGCGCCGCGATCGAGCGCCTGCTGCACGACGACGACCTGCGCCGCCGCGCGAGCGAGCTGGGCGCACGCATCCGCGCCTACGGCGGCGCGCCCGCGGGCGCCGACGCCCTGCTCCGCGCCGCGCACGGCACCTGA
- a CDS encoding EamA family transporter, giving the protein MSGLALLLVLAAAVAHAAWNVLAHGTSGSGPAFLWWGSLVGGLVWAVAIPFTGGWGADDLAGLLIGVAVSAVLHVAYMFVLQRGYAAGDLSTVYATARGSGPLITVVLAVTLLGERLEPIAVVGVVAVVAGIVAIGLVDRGTRHARRGVDLALVYGLLTGVGIAAYTVWDTFALRAWGISPVAYMVGCVLCEVPIISLVLLRGRHRELLPVWRLHRGRILAFGVLAPLSYILVLTAITIAPVALVAPVREVSVLLVSLFGALVLREAHPGRRLAASAVVVAGVVLLAL; this is encoded by the coding sequence GTGTCCGGTCTCGCCCTGCTCCTCGTCCTCGCCGCCGCCGTCGCGCACGCGGCCTGGAACGTCCTCGCCCACGGCACGAGCGGCAGCGGTCCCGCCTTCCTGTGGTGGGGCTCGCTGGTCGGCGGGCTGGTGTGGGCGGTCGCGATCCCGTTCACGGGCGGCTGGGGCGCCGACGATCTCGCCGGGCTGCTGATCGGCGTCGCCGTGTCGGCCGTGCTGCACGTCGCCTACATGTTCGTGCTGCAGCGCGGGTATGCGGCCGGTGACCTGTCGACCGTGTACGCGACCGCCCGCGGCTCGGGGCCGCTGATCACGGTCGTGCTCGCCGTGACGCTGCTGGGCGAGCGCCTCGAGCCGATCGCCGTCGTCGGCGTGGTCGCGGTCGTCGCCGGCATCGTGGCGATCGGCCTCGTCGACCGCGGCACGCGGCACGCGCGGCGCGGCGTCGACCTGGCGCTCGTGTACGGGCTGCTGACGGGCGTCGGGATCGCGGCGTACACGGTGTGGGACACGTTCGCGCTGCGCGCGTGGGGCATCTCGCCCGTCGCGTACATGGTCGGGTGCGTGCTGTGCGAGGTGCCGATCATCTCGCTCGTGCTGCTGCGCGGCCGGCATCGCGAGCTGCTGCCCGTGTGGCGGCTGCACCGCGGGCGGATCCTCGCGTTCGGCGTGCTCGCGCCCCTGTCGTACATCCTCGTGCTCACGGCGATCACGATCGCCCCCGTCGCGCTCGTGGCGCCGGTGCGCGAGGTGAGCGTGCTGCTGGTGAGCCTGTTCGGCGCGCTCGTGCTGCGCGAGGCGCACCCGGGCCGGCGCCTCGCCGCGTCGGCCGTCGTCGTCGCGGGCGTCGTGCTGCTGGCGCTGTGA
- a CDS encoding PhnD/SsuA/transferrin family substrate-binding protein produces the protein MRLNTRRIAALGGTIALLAALVGCSSSDTPDSTTDAGSGSTSDAATSEAGAEGTFASGNADTLVFATLPDHEGAEQDAEPIADWIAEITGKNVQFFPATDYTAVVQGLAAGQIDIAQISAFTYYQSQAAGADIVPIGAQITEEGAEPGYYSVAVKNPASSATALTDFADQPVCFVNATSTSGRAIPVSQLLEAGVTVSTENTVYGEAHDLNAIKISEGTDCQVGFVQDVDANPLIASGKLVEVDRFLVPAAPIVMQAALPQDVQDQLVAAIADSTQASLTDAGIELNTFLEESWFGFGAVDDAYYDTIRTVCEQIADQVEACQA, from the coding sequence ATGCGTCTGAACACTCGCCGGATCGCCGCCCTCGGCGGCACCATCGCGCTCCTCGCGGCCCTCGTCGGCTGCTCGTCGAGCGACACCCCCGACTCCACGACCGACGCCGGCTCGGGCAGCACGAGCGACGCGGCCACGAGCGAGGCGGGCGCCGAGGGCACCTTCGCCTCGGGCAACGCCGACACCCTCGTCTTCGCGACGCTCCCCGACCACGAGGGCGCGGAGCAGGATGCCGAGCCCATCGCCGACTGGATCGCCGAGATCACCGGCAAGAACGTGCAGTTCTTCCCCGCCACCGACTACACCGCGGTCGTGCAGGGCCTCGCCGCGGGCCAGATCGACATCGCGCAGATCTCGGCCTTCACGTACTACCAGTCGCAGGCCGCGGGCGCCGACATCGTGCCGATCGGCGCGCAGATCACCGAGGAGGGCGCGGAGCCCGGCTACTACTCGGTCGCGGTGAAGAACCCCGCCTCGTCGGCCACGGCGCTCACCGACTTCGCCGACCAGCCCGTGTGCTTCGTGAACGCGACGTCCACCTCGGGCCGCGCGATCCCCGTGAGCCAGCTGCTGGAGGCGGGCGTCACGGTCTCGACCGAGAACACGGTCTACGGCGAGGCCCACGACCTCAACGCCATCAAGATCTCGGAGGGCACCGACTGCCAGGTCGGCTTCGTGCAGGACGTCGACGCCAACCCGCTCATCGCGAGCGGCAAGCTCGTCGAGGTCGACCGCTTCCTGGTGCCCGCGGCGCCCATCGTGATGCAGGCCGCGCTCCCCCAGGACGTGCAGGACCAGCTCGTCGCCGCGATCGCGGACAGCACGCAGGCTTCGCTGACGGATGCCGGCATCGAGCTCAACACGTTCCTCGAGGAGAGCTGGTTCGGCTTCGGCGCCGTCGACGACGCGTACTACGACACGATCCGCACGGTGTGCGAGCAGATCGCCGACCAGGTCGAGGCCTGCCAGGCCTGA
- the phnC gene encoding phosphonate ABC transporter ATP-binding protein — translation MTSSDTPAVEITGLSKTYPGAAAPALSGVSLSVAPGEIVVLLGLSGSGKSTLLRHINGLETPSAGTVVSLGQSVAALTGRPLRTLRGRIGFIFQQFELVGPLTVLENVLTGSLSTLRSPRVGTWSYPKDLRRRALGHLDRVGLLERAYQRADTLSGGQQQRVAIARALMQEPDILLADEPVASLDPESSSQVMSLIREIAAERDLTVVCSLHQVDLALSWGDRIVGLRGGQVVLDTSTESLSREQVMEIYGRVATTTAEIAAVETELAEAREQLRLRGVPVSSGDDPHHEAPLGEQR, via the coding sequence ATGACCAGCAGCGACACCCCCGCGGTCGAGATCACCGGCCTGTCCAAGACCTATCCGGGCGCGGCCGCTCCGGCCCTCTCGGGGGTGTCGCTGTCGGTCGCCCCCGGCGAGATCGTCGTGCTGCTCGGCCTGTCGGGCTCGGGCAAGTCGACGCTCCTGCGCCACATCAACGGCCTCGAGACGCCCAGCGCGGGCACCGTGGTCTCCCTCGGCCAGAGCGTGGCCGCGCTCACGGGCCGGCCCCTGCGCACCCTGCGCGGCCGCATCGGCTTCATCTTCCAGCAGTTCGAGCTCGTCGGACCGCTCACGGTGCTCGAGAACGTGCTCACGGGCTCGCTCTCCACCCTGCGCTCCCCGCGCGTGGGCACGTGGAGCTACCCGAAGGACCTGCGCCGCCGCGCCCTCGGGCACCTCGACCGCGTGGGCCTCCTCGAGCGCGCCTATCAGCGCGCCGACACCCTCTCGGGCGGTCAGCAGCAGCGCGTGGCGATCGCCCGCGCGCTCATGCAGGAGCCCGACATCCTGCTCGCCGACGAGCCCGTCGCCTCGCTCGACCCCGAGTCGAGCAGCCAGGTGATGTCGCTCATCCGCGAGATCGCCGCCGAGCGCGACCTCACGGTCGTCTGCAGCCTGCACCAGGTCGACCTCGCGCTCAGCTGGGGCGACCGCATCGTGGGCCTGCGCGGCGGCCAGGTCGTGCTCGACACGAGCACCGAGAGCCTCTCACGCGAGCAGGTCATGGAGATCTACGGCCGCGTCGCGACGACGACGGCCGAGATCGCCGCCGTCGAGACCGAGCTCGCCGAGGCGCGCGAGCAGCTGCGGCTGCGCGGCGTGCCGGTGTCGTCCGGCGACGACCCGCACCACGAGGCGCCGCTCGGGGAGCAGCGATGA